TCGATTCAGGCGCTCAATGGTTTTGCGCCCAATTCTCCGGAGGATTATTTGTTCAGAAGCTCTGGCGGGCGGTGGATGTCATCTCTCGCAGATGCGGTGATTCATCTGGTACTCGTCGACATCACCAACGGTCTCCATATTCGTAACGAAACTGGTTCAGCTATTCTCCAAAGTATTGGCGACCACTACCTCCTTGGCGATGGCAACAACCTGATGTTCACGCCAACGTTCTGGGTCGACGGCTCAGCACCTATTGGTGCAAAGTATTCCGCAACATTCCTGTTGACTGACGTCGGAACCGCCAACGGACATGCCCCATTTCTTGACTCTGGGACGTTCACGCTGAACTTTAGCCCGACTCCTGAACCGGGGACAGTGGTCTTTCTTATGAGTGGAATTGCGCTTCTCTGTTTCGCTCGCCTGAAGAAGGCCTGGCTTTCACAAGCATGAGGGAAGAAGTATTCCGCCTGAGCACGACGGCAGCAGATGTGAGTTATGCGTTCATGTCTTTCCGCGCAAGAAGCAGGTCAGGTCTGACGACCGCTTGCTTCTGCGTTAAGGCACGCACTGTTGCTTTCGCCACCATCACGGCGTTCGGGTTTTTCTCAATGAATGTTCTTGCGAGAGCATGTACAACCGGTTCGAGATCCTTTTGCTCCACAACCTGGTTCAACA
Above is a genomic segment from Deltaproteobacteria bacterium containing:
- a CDS encoding PEP-CTERM sorting domain-containing protein gives rise to the protein MQRMSIRRYGRTFISGLVLAMLGTSSALAISSEYFVAVDSRTTVPSGTYAGLPSPNSERLTFLVAHSSDTDPATNHFHGIGTYSYSGPAGSPTINSTNANNNIPESFTGQPPLGLYPGTGADAGMYVNQPTPEEEYSNLTIESIQALNGFAPNSPEDYLFRSSGGRWMSSLADAVIHLVLVDITNGLHIRNETGSAILQSIGDHYLLGDGNNLMFTPTFWVDGSAPIGAKYSATFLLTDVGTANGHAPFLDSGTFTLNFSPTPEPGTVVFLMSGIALLCFARLKKAWLSQA